A part of Brassica rapa cultivar Chiifu-401-42 chromosome A05, CAAS_Brap_v3.01, whole genome shotgun sequence genomic DNA contains:
- the LOC117134397 gene encoding F-box protein At2g35280, with amino-acid sequence MQTLEAMPEDMRLLIVSKVGQNSHVDYFNTVLTCRSLSFRPDNPSVAKDLNLSPFVKKPLLSNQYESLMDACLKADNTDAHFVKGMIQFFQSQNQVLGLHHIHIASKSGHLQGRYIFGVLLMAIGETDKGIKIINNLTEEKGISLVED; translated from the coding sequence ATGCAGACCCTTGAGGCCATGCCTGAAGACATGCGTCTTCTAATAGTTTCGAAAGTAGGCCAAAACTCCCACGTCGACTACTTCAATACGGTACTGACATGCAGAAGCCTAAGCTTTCGTCCAGACAACCCCTCTGTTGCCAAAGATCTCAACCTCTCGCCTTTTGTTAAGAAGCCACTCCTATCCAATCAGTACGAATCATTAATGGACGCCTGCCTTAAAGCAGACAATACTGATGCTCACTTTGTAAAAGGTATGATTCAATTCTTCCAATCTCAAAATCAAGTCCTAGGTCTACATCACATCCACATAGCATCAAAGAGTGGTCACCTACAAGGAAGATACATTTTTGGTGTTCTCCTCATGGCCATCGGCGAGACAGACAAAGGAATCAAAATCATCAACAACCTCACGGAAGAGAAAGGTATTTCGTTGGTTGAGGATTGA